The Rhodospirillaceae bacterium genome contains a region encoding:
- the bioF gene encoding 8-amino-7-oxononanoate synthase, with amino-acid sequence MNSLNHFAEAKLTDLEEKHLRREIVDTHRLTNAMAVRKGKKLVSFACNDYLNLAADPRIISAADKALFDYGVGSGASRLVTGNHPLYRKLETKLANFKQTEDACVFGSGYLANLGIIPSLMTKNDLIIVDELSHACILAGSHLSSSKVEKFRHNDVSHVEELLERNRYRHKNAMVVTDGVFSMDGDLAPLPEIVSLCSTYDAWLMTDDAHGVGVLGGGKGSGFCGSKKFDIPLQMGTMSKAIGTYGGYLCASKPVIDLIRTRARTLIYSTGLPPAVIAASIAALEIIETDPSLVKKPLENAQLFTRLTNLPMAESSIVPLILHDAIKTLSASKKLLSQGFLVTAIRPPTVPQNTSRLRFAFTAAHTREDIERLAQLVNQDLSKE; translated from the coding sequence ATGAACTCACTCAATCATTTTGCCGAAGCAAAACTTACTGACCTTGAAGAAAAACACCTTCGACGTGAGATAGTTGATACCCACAGATTGACAAATGCGATGGCAGTAAGAAAAGGCAAGAAACTCGTTTCCTTTGCCTGCAATGATTACTTAAATCTCGCTGCCGACCCACGTATTATTAGTGCAGCAGACAAAGCCCTTTTTGATTATGGCGTGGGGTCCGGTGCCTCCCGTCTAGTAACCGGAAATCATCCTCTTTATCGGAAACTCGAAACTAAACTAGCAAATTTTAAGCAAACTGAGGACGCATGCGTATTCGGGTCAGGATATCTCGCAAATCTTGGAATCATACCCAGCTTGATGACCAAGAACGACCTAATTATCGTCGACGAGTTGAGCCATGCTTGCATCCTTGCTGGCAGCCACCTCTCCTCCTCCAAAGTAGAGAAATTTCGGCATAATGACGTTAGCCATGTTGAGGAGCTTCTCGAGCGAAATCGCTATCGGCATAAGAATGCAATGGTCGTCACCGACGGAGTGTTCAGCATGGACGGAGACCTGGCCCCCCTGCCAGAAATCGTCTCCCTATGCTCAACATATGATGCGTGGTTAATGACGGATGATGCCCATGGCGTGGGGGTACTTGGGGGCGGGAAAGGGTCCGGATTTTGTGGAAGTAAGAAGTTTGATATCCCTCTACAAATGGGAACTATGTCTAAGGCGATCGGGACGTACGGAGGTTACCTGTGCGCCTCTAAACCGGTTATTGATTTGATTCGGACGAGAGCACGGACATTAATATATTCAACCGGCTTGCCCCCAGCGGTTATTGCTGCAAGTATTGCAGCACTTGAGATCATTGAAACAGACCCCAGTTTGGTAAAAAAACCCCTAGAAAATGCTCAACTCTTCACGCGATTAACAAACTTACCTATGGCTGAAAGTAGCATTGTACCCTTAATACTCCATGACGCTATTAAAACTCTTTCTGCTTCAAAGAAATTACTCAGCCAAGGATTCTTAGTAACTGCCATAAGACCGCCAACTGTTCCCCAAAACACATCTCGACTACGATTTGCCTTTACAGCAGCTCATACTCGCGAGGACATTGAGCGGCTTGCGCAACTAGTCAACCAAGATTTATCAAAAGAGTAA